The Listeria monocytogenes genome window below encodes:
- a CDS encoding WxL domain-containing protein — MIIKKTLIVGLIGISSVTLFAPSAFAVTSEGDSKATVKFKAGTGIVEPVDPEDPTKPIDPLDPSNPTDPGTGNTGSLTLDYVSSVNFGEHEVSSTEQSYSSTSRKPFIQISDRRGTGAGWKVTATATAFQDEDGTASLSGATLSFKNGETASASTTATTPTAAQTVELPTDGTSIVSVVSAKASEGMGTWINRWFGTTPNDTASLNDNVQLTIPAGSATLGDHEATITWTLSDAPGV; from the coding sequence ATGATTATCAAAAAAACATTAATTGTAGGATTAATTGGCATAAGTTCAGTCACACTTTTCGCACCATCTGCTTTTGCAGTAACTTCTGAGGGAGATTCAAAAGCAACCGTTAAATTTAAGGCGGGGACAGGCATTGTTGAGCCGGTTGATCCGGAAGACCCAACAAAACCAATCGACCCGTTAGACCCGAGTAATCCAACTGATCCAGGGACTGGAAATACAGGTTCATTGACATTGGATTATGTATCTTCAGTTAATTTTGGAGAGCATGAAGTATCATCCACAGAACAAAGCTATTCCTCCACATCAAGAAAACCGTTCATCCAAATATCTGACCGTCGTGGAACAGGCGCAGGGTGGAAAGTGACAGCAACTGCAACCGCTTTTCAAGATGAAGATGGTACAGCTTCTTTGTCCGGAGCAACATTATCATTTAAAAACGGAGAAACAGCCTCAGCTAGCACCACAGCAACGACACCAACGGCTGCTCAAACCGTTGAATTACCGACAGATGGAACTTCAATTGTGAGTGTTGTTTCGGCAAAAGCATCTGAAGGTATGGGAACATGGATTAATCGTTGGTTTGGCACTACACCAAATGATACGGCTAGCTTAAATGACAATGTACAATTAACGATACCAGCAGGAAGCGCAACACTTGGAGACCATGAAGCAACTATTACATGGACATTATCTGACGCGCCAGGAGTTTAA
- a CDS encoding AI-2E family transporter, with amino-acid sequence MKGSFTKFKQFFIENKFVLGLLIFLLVALDIYVLTKIAFIFDPLMVILKTVAAPIILAGISYYLFNPIIDWLEKHKWKRGWAIALLYLVIIGLIILLFSFVIPAVKDQIISLFKSFPGYWDQITQKFDEFSRSSLFDQIKDKLNTNMSDIMKTLSTKGTSVINSAISSIGSIVGTVTEVVLAIVTTPLVLFYLLKDGKKLPDFLLKMLPVNGRAHTRQVLGEANHQISSYIRGQIIVSLCIGILLFIGYLIIGLPYALTLAIIAACTSIVPYLGPAIAITPAIIIAIVTSPWLLIKLIIVWCVVQLLEGKFISPQVMGKTLKVHPITILFVILVAGNLFGILGVIFAVPGYAVLKVIVTHVFIWFKRISGLYGEQPASEYVEPPTEEKEL; translated from the coding sequence GTGAAGGGATCATTCACAAAGTTTAAACAATTTTTTATAGAAAATAAGTTTGTGTTAGGGTTACTAATTTTTCTTTTAGTAGCACTCGATATTTATGTATTAACTAAGATTGCCTTTATTTTTGATCCGTTAATGGTAATTCTTAAAACCGTCGCCGCACCAATCATTTTAGCTGGGATTTCTTACTATCTATTTAATCCTATTATTGATTGGTTAGAAAAACATAAGTGGAAGCGTGGTTGGGCGATTGCATTACTTTATTTAGTGATTATTGGCTTAATCATTTTACTATTTAGTTTTGTTATTCCAGCTGTGAAAGACCAGATTATTAGTTTATTCAAATCATTCCCAGGATATTGGGATCAAATTACACAGAAATTTGACGAGTTCAGTCGCTCGAGTTTGTTTGATCAAATAAAAGATAAATTGAATACAAATATGAGTGATATCATGAAGACACTTTCGACAAAAGGAACGTCCGTAATCAATAGTGCTATTTCAAGTATTGGTAGCATTGTTGGGACAGTAACAGAAGTGGTCTTAGCGATAGTAACCACGCCGCTTGTTTTATTCTACTTATTAAAAGATGGGAAAAAATTACCAGATTTCCTACTAAAAATGTTACCAGTAAATGGTCGTGCGCACACTCGCCAAGTGCTTGGTGAAGCAAACCACCAAATTAGTTCTTACATTCGCGGACAAATTATCGTAAGCTTATGTATTGGTATTCTATTATTTATTGGTTATTTAATTATCGGTCTACCATATGCATTAACGCTTGCTATTATCGCAGCGTGTACTAGTATTGTTCCTTACTTAGGACCAGCAATTGCGATTACGCCAGCAATTATTATCGCGATAGTTACTTCTCCTTGGTTATTAATTAAATTAATTATTGTATGGTGTGTTGTTCAATTACTTGAAGGTAAATTCATTTCTCCTCAAGTAATGGGTAAAACGTTAAAAGTACACCCAATCACGATTTTATTTGTTATTTTAGTAGCCGGAAATCTATTCGGTATACTAGGGGTTATCTTCGCAGTTCCAGGTTATGCGGTACTTAAAGTAATCGTAACGCATGTATTTATTTGGTTCAAACGTATCTCCGGTCTTTACGGTGAACAACCTGCAAGTGAGTATGTAGAACCTCCAACGGAAGAAAAAGAATTATAA
- a CDS encoding DUF916 and DUF3324 domain-containing protein — protein sequence MKKKFLSLLFIIPLLATCGNFTEAQAAEGDVGYSVQAHIPDNQIDKRQTYFDLKMQPNKKQAVEIDVMNSSNEEIQVEAAINYASTNRTGVIDYTKNDLTKKDKSLKYPLPELAKIPDDQKLLTIPVNGKKTVQVMIEMPAESIDGVVLGAVEFKKKNTKETKKTKGVSLKNEYSYIVGMQLAETDKQVKPHMNLLSIKPALLNYHTAIVAKLQNDQPVILENLSIDAKVYQQNSYKLLYQTKKANMKMAPNSNFDFGIDLENQPLKEGKYRLKMTATNGVETWTWDEAFTIGKEGQNLNKEAVNLEKTNTWLYVAIAAGVVLIALIIILAIRKRRQKQEK from the coding sequence TTGAAGAAGAAGTTTCTTAGTTTATTGTTCATTATTCCATTATTAGCCACATGCGGCAATTTTACAGAAGCACAGGCGGCAGAAGGAGATGTTGGCTATTCTGTTCAAGCTCATATTCCGGATAACCAAATAGATAAAAGGCAAACTTATTTTGACTTAAAAATGCAGCCAAACAAAAAACAAGCAGTAGAAATCGATGTGATGAATAGTTCGAATGAAGAAATTCAAGTGGAAGCAGCAATCAATTATGCATCTACCAATCGAACAGGTGTCATTGATTACACTAAAAATGATCTTACGAAAAAAGATAAAAGTTTAAAATATCCACTTCCAGAACTAGCTAAAATTCCAGACGACCAAAAACTCCTAACGATACCAGTAAATGGCAAAAAGACCGTCCAAGTGATGATTGAAATGCCTGCTGAATCGATTGATGGCGTTGTTTTGGGCGCAGTAGAGTTTAAAAAGAAAAACACCAAAGAGACAAAGAAAACAAAAGGTGTCTCCTTAAAAAATGAATATTCCTATATTGTCGGCATGCAACTAGCTGAAACCGACAAACAAGTCAAACCACATATGAATTTACTAAGTATCAAACCGGCACTCCTCAACTATCACACAGCGATAGTTGCCAAATTACAAAACGATCAACCAGTCATTCTGGAAAACCTAAGTATTGATGCAAAAGTCTATCAACAAAATTCGTATAAATTACTTTACCAAACAAAGAAAGCGAATATGAAAATGGCGCCAAATTCCAATTTTGATTTTGGGATTGACTTGGAAAATCAACCTTTAAAAGAAGGCAAATACAGATTAAAAATGACTGCAACAAATGGTGTGGAAACCTGGACTTGGGACGAAGCATTCACCATTGGTAAAGAAGGACAAAACTTAAATAAAGAAGCAGTAAACCTAGAGAAAACGAACACATGGCTTTACGTTGCGATTGCTGCAGGTGTGGTTCTTATAGCACTAATCATCATCTTGGCTATAAGAAAACGAAGACAAAAACAAGAAAAATAA